From the genome of Fusarium fujikuroi IMI 58289 draft genome, chromosome FFUJ_chr06:
AGATTATCTGCGCATCGCCACGCCACCGTGGGGGTTGTTGTCACTCTGAACAGCACTGATTGCAACTTCAATTCGACGGCGTACTTGTCCCTGCTTGGCTGTCCTACCACGGCTTGGATAAGTGTGGTTTCGCAAAGCTGTCTAAAAGGAGGACAAGGTGAAAGAGAGAAACAAAAAAAGGTTTCTGGGATCGGAGCCTGCATATCCGAGCCGCCTTGTGTGCAGTAACCCAAACAAAGTCTCGGGCTGTAATAAGCTGAGAGGAGGATATTCCAGCTGTCGCAAGACCTTGTACTGGTCGCCAGGCCTTGTATATAAAACCTAAGACACCATGCCGCACGAAATGGAGGAGAATAGCACTGAGGTCTCAGATGTTATGTCTGAGAACGAAGACGAGACGGAAACTTTTCTcagggaagaagacgagaaaaTGACCGACCAGAGCACTACCGAGAGCACCaccgaggtcaagaagaagtaCGACCCCAAAGACCCTATGCGCCCGAGGAGGAAAAAGGCGCGAAGGGCTTGCTTTGCATGCCAAAGAGCTCATCTAACTTGTGGTAAGTGTTCTTGCAACCACCCAATGCTGGCAATTTGCCAATAATCATGATGTGAATTCGTTTTCTCCATGTGAAGCTTGGCTCTTTAATCCATCAGTTGTCGGTATTTTCGCTGTTAAACTGTCTTGCGCGCTTCCTGTGCCCATTTCAGTGGGACAAGAGTCATGGTTGAGATATTCGTGCTTGATAGCCAAGAAGAGATTTTGAACTGACAACTTTCCAGGAGATGAGAGACCGTGCCAAAGGTGCATCAAGCGCGGCCTCGCTGATGCATGCCAAGATGGTGTGCGCAAGAAGGCTAAATACCTTCATGATGCTCCTCCGGAAGCCCTGCGGCCTGTCCTTGGCCCAAATTACAACCCCAGTCCCAATCCTACTCCCTCAAGGCCCAACGCTCAGCGCCAGAATTCGAATGCCAGCCAGTCAGATAGTATGTCTGCAACTGGCAGCAACTTCTTTTCTCAGGCGAGCACTACGACACTGCCGGTCTTTTCGACGGGGGCGCAGACTCCTGTTGGCATTGATAGTCTACCCTTCAACCCACAAACGTCCCCGACATCCTTCCAGGCTCCCATCAGCAATGCACACGCTCCAATCAACAATATTATACCTACCGCTAATATGGACTTCAACGCCCTATTCGATCCCAGCAACCCTGCTCTGTACAATTTTGACCTCGAAGGTCTGAATTTCGGGAGTCAATACGCCGGCTGGGAGTTTGGCATTCTTAACAAGATGGCCCTTGGAGCCGAGACACCTCCACGAGAGAACTCCCTGTCGCAAACTCCAACCACCGAGGCCACCTATGCAGCTCTCTTCGGAAATGCAAATGGCAACGGAAACGGCTTTGATCATCCCATGTTAGGGGCCGACTTTTCGGGTATGGACCAAAATAACCAATCTCTATATGCCCAGGGAAACCTCCAGCACGGACTACCCCATGCTTATGCTATTGCAGCCGGGCCTACAAGTCTTGCTAGCCCAAGTACAGATGCGACAGCCAGCCCCCATTCCGTTGCAGGCATGGAAGGCTCACCAGGCCATAATTTTGCTGGAATTCCTACAGTTCCTGGCGCACAACGACACAGACCGAAGAGTACTAAGCCGAATCCCAAATCGTATCTTGGAAAGCGACAAAGAGACTCTGCCGCTATCTACGAAAGTGTAAAAGAGCCGTATCCTTACACAACCGGGTTCCACAACATGGTGGCTGTCCTACGAAACCGTCTGCCCGGTAACAAGCTACTACGAATCGCCAAAGCCCTCGGGGAGATTCGACCGTCTTTCATATCGTGTACCAAAGATCTGACTCGCCAGGATCTCATTTTCATGGAGAAGTGCTTTCAAAGAACCTTGGTAGAATATGATGACTTTTTACAGCATTGCTGCGCTCCGACCATTGTCTGTCGAAGATCGGGCGAGGTCGCTGCTGTCAACAAAGAGTTTATCGCGCTGACAGGCTGGACGAAAGAGGTGCTACTCGGGAAAGAGCCAAACCTCAATATCAATACC
Proteins encoded in this window:
- a CDS encoding related to transcriptional regulator RDS2, with the translated sequence MPHEMEENSTEVSDVMSENEDETETFLREEDEKMTDQSTTESTTEVKKKYDPKDPMRPRRKKARRACFACQRAHLTCGDERPCQRCIKRGLADACQDGVRKKAKYLHDAPPEALRPVLGPNYNPSPNPTPSRPNAQRQNSNASQSDSMSATGSNFFSQASTTTLPVFSTGAQTPVGIDSLPFNPQTSPTSFQAPISNAHAPINNIIPTANMDFNALFDPSNPALYNFDLEGLNFGSQYAGWEFGILNKMALGAETPPRENSLSQTPTTEATYAALFGNANGNGNGFDHPMLGADFSGMDQNNQSLYAQGNLQHGLPHAYAIAAGPTSLASPSTDATASPHSVAGMEGSPGHNFAGIPTVPGAQRHRPKSTKPNPKSYLGKRQRDSAAIYESVKEPYPYTTGFHNMVAVLRNRLPGNKLLRIAKALGEIRPSFISCTKDLTRQDLIFMEKCFQRTLVEYDDFLQHCCAPTIVCRRSGEVAAVNKEFIALTGWTKEVLLGKEPNLNINTYSGRSTNGSNTPDNNAQGDMPTPRPQRATLDMSGGRPQPVFLGELLDDDSVVEFYQDFAELAFEDSRGKVQRSCRLNKYRSSQSMDIKPDHTAPKDVQPSILSSRVTRIDSEHGISRIERDGKVECTYCWTIKRDVFDIPMMIIMNFLPRYLPDQGPQQLAV